In a single window of the Insulibacter thermoxylanivorax genome:
- a CDS encoding HPr family phosphocarrier protein, with amino-acid sequence MAKCPVVVRLKTGLHARPAALFVQEANKFSSEIYVEKDEKKVNAKSIMGIMSLAISSGTEVNIIAEGADAEQAVSALVALVSKEEIENP; translated from the coding sequence ATGGCTAAATGCCCTGTCGTAGTCAGATTGAAAACGGGACTCCATGCTCGACCAGCTGCATTGTTCGTACAAGAAGCGAATAAGTTCTCTTCAGAAATATACGTCGAAAAAGACGAGAAAAAAGTCAATGCCAAGAGCATCATGGGGATCATGAGTCTGGCGATCAGTTCCGGTACGGAAGTGAACATCATCGCCGAGGGAGCTGACGCAGAACAAGCGGTAAGTGCGCTGGTTGCTCTTGTCAGCAAAGAAGAGATTGAGAACCCATAA
- the whiA gene encoding DNA-binding protein WhiA yields the protein MTSFAAQTKKELTLIETESACCERAELAALIRMIGTVQLTDKRILLDISTENAAIARRIFTLVKKTFGVQSELLVRKKMRLKKNNVYIVRVPRKVQEILADLKIVSEGFVFQSGIDESLISKECDRRAYLRGAFLAGGSVNNPEGSSYHLEIATMYEDHCYALCELANRYRLNARCIERKKGYVLYLKEGEKIIDFLSVIGAHQALLKFEDVRIMRDMRNSVNRIVNCETANLNKTIGAAMRQIENIKLIDQEIGLENLPEKLREVAMVRLQHPDLNLKEVGELLKGNVSKSGVNHRLRKIDELANKVRNGLK from the coding sequence ATGACGTCATTCGCAGCGCAGACGAAGAAGGAGCTGACGCTGATCGAGACGGAATCAGCTTGCTGTGAGCGAGCTGAACTGGCAGCCTTGATCCGCATGATCGGAACGGTGCAGTTGACCGACAAGCGCATCCTTCTGGATATCTCTACGGAGAATGCGGCGATTGCCAGAAGGATCTTCACGCTGGTGAAGAAAACCTTCGGCGTCCAATCCGAACTGCTTGTCCGCAAGAAGATGCGGCTGAAGAAAAACAACGTTTACATCGTGCGCGTACCGCGCAAAGTTCAGGAGATCTTGGCAGATTTGAAGATCGTATCGGAAGGGTTCGTCTTTCAATCGGGGATCGATGAAAGCCTCATCAGCAAGGAATGCGATCGGCGGGCTTACCTGCGCGGCGCTTTCTTAGCAGGAGGTTCGGTGAACAACCCTGAGGGCTCTTCCTATCATCTAGAGATCGCTACGATGTATGAGGATCACTGTTACGCCTTGTGCGAGCTTGCAAATCGCTACAGGCTGAATGCTCGTTGTATCGAGCGGAAGAAAGGTTACGTTCTCTATCTGAAGGAAGGCGAGAAGATCATTGATTTTCTCAGCGTGATCGGTGCCCATCAAGCGCTTCTGAAGTTTGAAGATGTGCGGATCATGCGCGATATGCGCAATTCGGTGAACCGCATCGTGAATTGTGAAACGGCGAATCTGAATAAGACGATCGGTGCTGCGATGCGGCAGATTGAGAACATCAAGTTGATAGATCAAGAGATCGGTCTGGAGAACCTGCCGGAGAAACTAAGAGAAGTTGCGATGGTTCGGCTGCAGCATCCGGATCTCAACCTGAAGGAAGTCGGAGAGCTGCTCAAAGGGAACGTCAGCAAGTCCGGCGTCAATCACCGCCTGCGCAAGATCGATGAACTTGCTAATAAGGTGCGCAATGGACTAAAATAA
- a CDS encoding ROK family glucokinase, translating into MTDQIYTGVDVGGTSIKLGICDRQGNLLHTFEGPTGTDGGPQVVLQNIVTYVRQLVDQSAYSWEQVAGIGIGFPGFMDMKNGIVKFAPNLRWENVPVKDVLEQELRKPVKINNDANIAALGEAWAGAGKGVDDLVMLTLGTGVGGGIITGGKIQEGHNGMAGELGHIQIVPDLEAIKCGCGQKGCVETVSSATGIVKMALDALERGEKTMLSMHEDITAKAVLDAAREGDEVARRIVNRAGYYLGRTMSILALVLNPKRFIIGGGVSKAGDILFDPIREAFAQYTPPSSQEGVDIVPAELGNNAGVVGAAGLHIRG; encoded by the coding sequence ATGACAGATCAGATTTATACAGGTGTCGATGTAGGCGGCACGTCGATTAAACTCGGCATCTGTGACCGGCAGGGAAACCTGCTGCACACCTTTGAAGGGCCGACGGGAACCGACGGCGGTCCACAAGTCGTCCTGCAGAACATCGTCACCTATGTTAGACAGCTTGTCGATCAGTCCGCCTATAGTTGGGAGCAAGTGGCGGGCATCGGCATAGGCTTCCCCGGGTTCATGGATATGAAGAACGGAATCGTCAAATTTGCTCCTAACCTGCGTTGGGAGAATGTACCGGTGAAGGATGTGCTGGAGCAGGAACTGCGGAAGCCGGTTAAGATCAACAACGATGCCAATATCGCAGCTCTAGGCGAAGCATGGGCCGGTGCAGGCAAAGGCGTTGATGACCTGGTCATGTTGACCCTGGGTACGGGGGTAGGAGGCGGTATCATCACCGGCGGCAAGATCCAAGAAGGACATAACGGCATGGCGGGAGAACTCGGCCATATCCAGATCGTGCCGGATCTCGAAGCGATCAAGTGCGGCTGCGGCCAGAAAGGCTGCGTGGAGACGGTATCCTCGGCCACCGGAATCGTGAAGATGGCGCTTGATGCTCTGGAGCGCGGCGAGAAGACCATGCTGAGCATGCACGAAGACATCACGGCTAAGGCGGTTCTGGACGCTGCCCGCGAAGGGGATGAGGTGGCGAGAAGGATCGTGAACCGGGCGGGTTATTATCTAGGCCGTACGATGAGCATCCTTGCATTGGTGCTGAATCCGAAGCGGTTCATCATCGGCGGGGGCGTGTCCAAAGCAGGGGATATCCTCTTCGATCCGATCCGCGAAGCGTTCGCCCAGTATACACCGCCAAGTTCTCAAGAAGGAGTGGATATCGTTCCTGCTGAGCTGGGGAACAATGCCGGCGTTGTCGGTGCCGCAGGATTGCATATAAGAGGATGA
- the trxB gene encoding thioredoxin-disulfide reductase, with the protein MYKTVVIGTGPAGLTAAIYLARANLEPLVIEGPQPGGQLTTTTDVENFPGFPEGILGPDLMDNMRKQAERFGAKFQRGWVTKIDASRRPFKLTVDGMGELEAETIIISTGATAKLLEIPEEKENIGRGVSTCATCDGFFFRGKKLIVVGGGDSAMEEANFLTKFATEVRIVHRRNELRASKIMQDRARANEKITWSLNRTPVAVVSDEHGVTGLKVRNNETGEIELLETDGIFVAIGHKPNTDFLQGVVDLDEQGYVIVKPGTTETSVPGIFACGDVQDKKYRQAITAAGSGCMAALDCERFLEGSAAQDWSQTLG; encoded by the coding sequence GTGTACAAAACAGTCGTAATCGGCACGGGTCCTGCAGGACTTACAGCGGCTATCTATCTGGCACGCGCGAATCTGGAACCCCTCGTCATCGAAGGTCCGCAGCCGGGCGGGCAGCTCACGACAACGACGGATGTGGAGAACTTCCCAGGATTCCCGGAGGGTATCCTGGGGCCGGATCTCATGGACAATATGCGCAAGCAGGCAGAGCGCTTCGGTGCGAAGTTCCAGCGGGGATGGGTAACGAAGATCGATGCCTCCCGCCGGCCGTTCAAGTTGACGGTGGACGGCATGGGAGAACTGGAAGCGGAGACCATCATCATCTCCACGGGAGCGACGGCGAAGCTGCTTGAGATCCCGGAGGAGAAGGAGAATATCGGCCGCGGGGTCAGCACATGTGCCACCTGCGACGGGTTCTTCTTCCGCGGCAAGAAGCTCATCGTTGTCGGCGGCGGAGATTCGGCGATGGAAGAGGCGAATTTCTTGACGAAGTTTGCAACGGAAGTGCGCATCGTGCATCGCCGCAATGAACTGCGGGCATCGAAGATCATGCAGGACAGAGCGCGCGCTAACGAGAAGATCACGTGGAGCCTGAACCGCACGCCGGTAGCCGTCGTTTCCGATGAGCATGGCGTAACAGGGCTGAAGGTTAGGAACAATGAGACCGGAGAGATCGAGCTTCTGGAAACCGACGGCATCTTCGTGGCCATCGGTCACAAGCCGAACACCGATTTCCTGCAAGGCGTTGTTGATCTCGATGAGCAGGGCTATGTCATCGTGAAGCCGGGGACAACGGAGACGAGTGTTCCGGGGATCTTCGCTTGCGGTGATGTGCAGGATAAGAAATACCGCCAAGCGATTACCGCTGCAGGAAGCGGCTGTATGGCGGCACTCGATTGCGAGCGCTTCTTGGAGGGAAGTGCTGCACAGGATTGGAGTCAAACATTAGGGTAA
- the trhA gene encoding PAQR family membrane homeostasis protein TrhA: MANTHVYTLKEEISHAISHGIGSALSIAGLPVLIVTAALEGTVWHVVSFSIYGAAMVLLYLSSTLVHSFPEGRAKHIFDIFDHSSIYIFIAGTYTPFLLTALRSPIGWTLFGIVWGLTLFGIVFKIFYVKKFLYLSTLLYILMGWLIVMAWKPLTAAIPSEGITLLVIGGILYSVGAIFYVWRGFQFHHFVWHLFVIAGSVAHYFSILLYL, from the coding sequence ATGGCCAATACTCATGTTTACACACTGAAAGAAGAGATCTCGCACGCGATCAGCCACGGTATCGGCTCCGCCTTAAGCATCGCCGGCCTGCCCGTCCTCATCGTCACAGCTGCACTTGAAGGCACGGTATGGCACGTCGTGAGTTTCTCCATCTACGGCGCGGCGATGGTCCTTCTGTATCTCAGTTCCACCTTGGTGCACAGCTTCCCCGAAGGAAGAGCGAAGCACATCTTCGATATCTTCGATCATTCCTCGATCTATATCTTCATCGCCGGCACTTACACGCCCTTTCTATTGACGGCGCTGCGCAGCCCGATCGGCTGGACGCTGTTCGGCATCGTATGGGGACTAACCCTATTCGGGATCGTATTCAAGATCTTCTATGTGAAAAAGTTCCTCTATCTGTCCACACTGCTCTATATCTTGATGGGATGGCTGATCGTGATGGCCTGGAAGCCGCTCACCGCCGCTATTCCCTCCGAGGGCATCACGCTCCTGGTCATCGGCGGGATCCTCTACTCCGTGGGAGCGATCTTCTATGTGTGGCGCGGATTCCAGTTCCATCACTTCGTCTGGCATCTCTTCGTCATTGCCGGCTCCGTCGCCCACTATTTTTCCATCCTGCTTTACCTTTAA
- a CDS encoding ribose-phosphate diphosphokinase, producing the protein MVDCESTKIFSGTSNPKLAERISRVLGIPLGRINISRFKSGEVYCHYEESIRNCDVFLVQSFSHPINENFVELLVMIDAAKRASARTVNVIVPYYGYARQERKSKPREPISAKMVADVLTTAGARRVITVDLHAPAIQGFFNIPVDHLTALDMIVDYLKQQNIQNPVVVSPDAGRASTAERLASYMNAPFAIMIKKRPAHNESVITHLIGDVEGQTPIIIEDLIDTGSTIVNVVEGLKERGANDAYVCATHGLFSENAIQKLDRPDVKEIIVTDTIAQPENLSPKFKILSLDHLLADAIRIIVQGGSISTLFKSGGV; encoded by the coding sequence ATGGTGGACTGCGAATCAACCAAAATCTTCTCAGGAACGTCGAATCCTAAGCTGGCGGAGAGAATCTCCAGGGTACTGGGTATTCCGCTGGGCAGGATCAACATCTCTCGTTTCAAAAGCGGTGAAGTGTATTGCCACTATGAGGAATCGATCCGCAACTGCGACGTGTTCCTAGTACAGTCATTCTCACACCCGATCAACGAGAACTTTGTCGAATTGCTCGTGATGATCGATGCAGCTAAACGCGCTTCAGCGCGCACGGTTAACGTCATCGTCCCTTACTACGGATATGCCCGGCAGGAGCGCAAATCGAAGCCTCGTGAACCGATCTCGGCGAAGATGGTGGCGGATGTGCTGACGACGGCAGGAGCCCGGCGGGTGATTACCGTGGATCTGCATGCTCCGGCGATTCAAGGGTTCTTCAACATTCCTGTGGATCATCTGACCGCATTGGATATGATCGTCGACTATCTGAAGCAGCAGAATATCCAGAATCCGGTTGTTGTATCCCCGGATGCGGGGCGCGCATCAACGGCAGAGAGATTGGCGAGTTATATGAATGCTCCGTTCGCCATCATGATCAAGAAACGACCGGCCCACAATGAGTCTGTGATCACGCACCTCATCGGGGATGTCGAGGGACAGACGCCGATCATCATCGAAGACCTCATCGACACCGGCAGCACCATAGTCAATGTTGTCGAAGGGTTGAAAGAACGGGGCGCGAACGATGCCTATGTATGTGCAACTCACGGTCTGTTCTCTGAGAACGCGATTCAGAAACTGGACCGTCCGGATGTGAAGGAGATCATCGTGACGGATACGATTGCACAGCCGGAGAACTTATCTCCCAAGTTCAAGATCTTATCACTGGACCATCTGCTGGCTGATGCCATCCGGATCATCGTACAAGGCGGTTCGATAAGCACCTTGTTCAAATCGGGAGGCGTATAA
- the rapZ gene encoding RNase adapter RapZ has translation MTQSQSMANLVIITGMSGAGKTIAVQCLEDLGYFCVDNLPPVLIPKFAELIEQSRGSIEKVALVIDLRGREFFRALNDALDALQDNPTIHYEILFLDATDSVLVQRYKESRRRHPLAKGGLPLEGIQQERVLLEELKGMATQVIDTSNIKPAQLKAVLTSRFSQIERNKIHVNIISFGFKYGIPIDADLIFDVRFLPNPHYIDHLRPKTGLDQEVYDYVMKWNETQAFLNKLLDLLQFLLPQYKKEGKSQLVIGIGCTGGKHRSVAIAEYLGKMISSGENEAAQVSHRDAARDHR, from the coding sequence ATGACGCAAAGCCAGAGCATGGCTAATCTCGTCATCATCACAGGTATGTCTGGAGCCGGCAAGACGATCGCGGTCCAATGTTTGGAAGATCTAGGGTATTTTTGCGTCGATAATCTTCCTCCTGTGCTGATCCCCAAGTTCGCTGAGCTCATCGAACAATCCCGCGGAAGTATCGAGAAGGTCGCGCTCGTCATCGACCTGAGGGGAAGGGAATTCTTCCGGGCTTTGAACGATGCGCTGGATGCACTTCAGGACAACCCCACGATTCATTATGAGATCCTGTTCTTGGATGCTACGGATTCTGTACTAGTTCAACGATATAAGGAGAGCCGCCGCCGTCACCCGCTGGCCAAGGGCGGGCTTCCTTTGGAGGGCATCCAGCAGGAACGGGTCTTGCTGGAAGAACTCAAGGGTATGGCGACGCAAGTCATCGACACGAGCAATATCAAGCCAGCACAGCTGAAAGCAGTGCTGACCTCTCGTTTCAGCCAGATCGAACGGAACAAGATCCATGTGAATATTATATCTTTTGGATTTAAGTATGGGATCCCGATCGATGCAGACCTAATCTTCGATGTGCGCTTCCTGCCGAATCCTCACTATATCGACCACTTGCGGCCCAAGACCGGGTTGGATCAAGAAGTCTATGATTATGTGATGAAATGGAATGAGACCCAAGCATTCTTGAATAAACTCTTGGATCTCTTGCAATTCCTGCTGCCTCAATATAAGAAGGAAGGCAAAAGCCAACTGGTGATCGGAATCGGTTGTACGGGAGGAAAACACAGATCCGTTGCGATCGCTGAATATCTCGGCAAGATGATCAGCAGCGGTGAGAATGAAGCGGCGCAAGTGTCACATCGGGATGCTGCGCGTGATCATCGTTAA
- a CDS encoding sugar-binding transcriptional regulator, with amino-acid sequence MRRLIDIQKHLLPDLTEILKKRHTILKSIMVSGTVGRRSLASSLGMTERVLRAEVDFLKAQGLVHVTPAGMQITEAGILLLEEIEPFIKDLFGLTDMEEKIRQAYGLQQVVIVPGDSDHSPHTKRELGLAGAQVLRKVVKEGDVIGVTGGSTLAEVANLLTFPTSDTNCMFVPARGGLGENVELQANTIASTMAKRTGGQYRLLHVPDHLGDEAYQSLMSDPNIQEVVEVIRRSRIVIHGIGNAMTMARRRKADERTIELLKQEGAHAEAFGYYFDREGNVVHKMPTVGLKLEDIMETEVVIGVAGGSSKAEAIESILKFGHEDILVTDEAAAQVIVSRC; translated from the coding sequence ATGAGACGGTTAATCGACATCCAGAAGCACCTCTTGCCTGATCTGACTGAGATCCTGAAGAAGAGGCATACCATCCTTAAGTCGATCATGGTAAGCGGGACAGTCGGAAGGCGTTCGCTGGCTTCTTCACTGGGCATGACGGAGCGCGTGCTGCGCGCTGAGGTGGATTTCCTTAAAGCACAGGGCTTGGTTCATGTCACCCCTGCCGGCATGCAGATTACGGAAGCGGGTATCCTACTGTTGGAGGAGATCGAACCTTTCATCAAAGATCTCTTCGGTCTTACGGACATGGAAGAGAAGATCCGTCAAGCCTATGGTCTCCAGCAGGTTGTCATTGTACCGGGGGATTCGGATCACTCCCCGCATACGAAGCGAGAATTGGGGCTGGCCGGCGCGCAGGTGCTGCGCAAGGTCGTCAAAGAAGGAGACGTCATAGGCGTTACCGGAGGTTCCACTCTGGCAGAAGTAGCTAACCTGTTGACTTTCCCAACCTCGGATACGAACTGCATGTTCGTGCCGGCTCGCGGCGGACTTGGGGAGAATGTGGAACTGCAAGCCAATACGATCGCCTCGACCATGGCGAAACGAACAGGCGGACAGTATCGTCTCCTGCATGTTCCCGATCATCTTGGCGATGAGGCATACCAGTCTTTGATGTCAGATCCGAATATTCAAGAGGTCGTTGAGGTCATCCGCCGTTCCCGCATCGTCATCCACGGGATCGGAAACGCTATGACCATGGCTCGCAGGCGCAAGGCCGACGAACGCACGATCGAACTCCTGAAGCAGGAAGGAGCACATGCCGAGGCTTTCGGCTATTATTTCGATCGTGAAGGCAATGTCGTCCATAAGATGCCGACCGTCGGCTTGAAGTTAGAAGACATCATGGAAACAGAGGTCGTCATCGGTGTAGCGGGTGGCAGCAGCAAGGCTGAAGCGATTGAGTCGATCCTGAAGTTCGGTCATGAGGACATCCTGGTGACCGATGAAGCAGCCGCTCAGGTCATCGTCAGCCGTTGTTGA
- a CDS encoding gluconeogenesis factor YvcK family protein, with product MGIEDHRPARRARAAVIGGGTGLSVMLRGLKTLPLDLTAIVTVADDGGSSGVLRSEMHIPPPGDIRNVLLALADVEPMLSKVLQHRFQSGSSLAGHSLGNLLLAAMKEITGDFVLGIKELSKVLAVRGRVLPASAQPIVLIGEYEDGSEVRGESQIPKSGKKIKRVRLDPPDAVPLEEAVEAIEEADAIIIGPGSLYTSIIPNLIVPGIGTAVVRSEAVKIFVCNVMTQPGETDRYSVSDHVQALVQHVPGLALDYIVVNKGQISQEVLDRYAEKGSVPVQIDMDELSRTGARIIADHLVQVDTYLRHDTEKLSKQLLRIIHSWISGKR from the coding sequence ATGGGAATAGAAGATCACCGGCCTGCCCGCCGGGCGCGGGCAGCCGTGATCGGCGGAGGTACCGGGCTCTCGGTGATGCTGCGCGGCCTTAAGACGCTGCCTTTAGATCTAACGGCGATCGTCACGGTGGCGGATGACGGCGGGAGTTCGGGCGTGCTGCGTTCGGAGATGCATATCCCGCCGCCGGGAGATATCCGCAATGTGCTCCTGGCTTTGGCAGATGTTGAACCAATGTTGTCCAAGGTGCTGCAGCATCGGTTTCAGTCGGGCTCGAGCTTGGCCGGACACAGCCTGGGTAATCTGCTCCTCGCCGCGATGAAGGAGATTACGGGAGATTTTGTCCTAGGCATTAAGGAACTCAGCAAGGTGCTGGCCGTCCGGGGGCGTGTGCTGCCAGCCAGTGCTCAGCCGATCGTATTGATCGGAGAGTATGAGGATGGCAGCGAGGTGCGCGGCGAATCCCAGATCCCGAAGTCCGGGAAGAAGATCAAACGGGTGCGCCTCGATCCTCCTGACGCGGTGCCGCTGGAAGAAGCGGTGGAAGCCATCGAAGAAGCGGATGCGATCATCATCGGCCCGGGAAGTCTCTACACGAGTATCATCCCGAACTTGATCGTCCCCGGTATCGGAACTGCCGTCGTTCGTTCAGAGGCCGTGAAGATCTTCGTATGCAATGTCATGACGCAGCCCGGCGAGACGGATCGTTACAGCGTCAGCGATCATGTACAGGCCCTCGTGCAGCATGTTCCAGGGCTGGCGTTAGATTACATCGTCGTGAACAAGGGACAGATCTCACAGGAAGTCTTGGATCGATATGCGGAGAAAGGCTCTGTTCCCGTTCAGATCGATATGGACGAACTCAGTCGTACCGGTGCGAGGATCATCGCCGATCATTTGGTTCAGGTTGACACGTACTTACGCCATGATACAGAGAAGCTAAGCAAACAATTATTACGGATCATCCATTCCTGGATATCGGGGAAGAGGTGA
- the clpP gene encoding ATP-dependent Clp endopeptidase proteolytic subunit ClpP, producing the protein MSGFIPMVVEQTNRGERAYDIYSRLLKDRIIFLGSPVTDAVANSIIAQMLFLAAEDPDKDISLYINSPGGSITAGMAIYDTMQYIKPDVSTICVGMAASMGAFLLAAGAKGKRFALPNSEVMIHQPLGGAEGQASDIEIRARRILKMRDHLNKILAERTGQPLERIEKDTDRDYFMTAYEAMEYGIVDRVIERV; encoded by the coding sequence ATGAGTGGGTTCATTCCTATGGTAGTAGAACAGACCAACCGCGGCGAAAGAGCCTATGATATCTACTCTCGGCTGCTCAAGGACCGGATCATCTTCCTGGGCTCGCCGGTTACCGACGCCGTGGCGAACTCGATCATCGCCCAGATGCTGTTCTTAGCCGCTGAGGATCCTGACAAGGATATCAGCTTGTATATCAACAGCCCAGGCGGATCGATCACAGCCGGGATGGCTATCTATGACACGATGCAATATATCAAGCCGGATGTATCCACGATCTGCGTAGGGATGGCAGCATCGATGGGAGCTTTCCTGCTGGCAGCAGGTGCGAAGGGCAAGCGTTTTGCTCTGCCGAACAGCGAAGTTATGATCCATCAACCTCTCGGCGGTGCAGAAGGGCAGGCAAGCGATATCGAGATTCGGGCGAGACGCATCTTGAAGATGCGCGATCACTTGAACAAGATCCTGGCCGAACGCACAGGACAGCCGCTGGAACGCATAGAGAAGGATACGGATCGCGATTACTTCATGACCGCATATGAGGCTATGGAGTATGGAATCGTCGACCGTGTCATCGAGAGGGTATAA
- a CDS encoding tetratricopeptide repeat protein has protein sequence MKNKEMPTVHAAHNIIPLHLNAEFYFQRGMQSLDRYHYEKALRYFRRAVESEPDNAVHHINLAGVLSETGDFAASNQILQYVLESLDPNLTECHFYMANNYLNMDLLEESERSLLLYLELDEQGLYLDEAEEMLELLSFELGRPIKVKTIRSRAALFEHEQARQLLEEGRFNEAVAKLESLVDRFPDFLAAYNNLALAYYYRGQLDLALATVEKVLEEEAENLHALCNLAILKLQLGQILEVQALLNMLRKLYPLNPEHSFKLATTMGILGEHEHAYRLFRMLLKMVHTEYDPSLYHYTAVAAVHTNRLSEARSLWKQVKKLDPGEHVADYYLQRLDEYEEGACDLQTFSYSYHLPFEEQFKWIETADESLSEQLRHDPIVRSSFFWVLRYGDHDMKLQVIQALGMIGDQEVEPALREFIQRPDEAEDLKLAALHVLQSLRSEEVRQDGTAAHEVLNLHGTTLPVWEQSWQDVLEIALQQMEHRYDLIERYDMQTLWTDFLSRTYPGTPQIRRPEGWSAALEYLIAKMHRRQVTYMEVAARYGISESTVRRNAARIDEACGLREKMEGIFPHYGGKL, from the coding sequence GTGAAGAACAAAGAGATGCCCACCGTGCATGCCGCTCATAACATCATACCGCTGCACTTAAATGCCGAATTCTACTTCCAACGCGGAATGCAGTCACTGGACCGGTACCACTATGAGAAGGCGCTTCGATACTTTCGCCGTGCTGTGGAGAGCGAACCGGATAATGCCGTTCATCATATCAATCTGGCAGGTGTATTGTCTGAGACGGGGGATTTTGCCGCCTCGAATCAGATCCTGCAGTATGTCTTGGAGTCGCTCGATCCGAATCTAACGGAATGCCACTTCTATATGGCGAACAATTATCTGAATATGGATCTCCTCGAAGAATCCGAGCGCAGCCTGCTGCTCTATCTGGAGTTGGACGAGCAGGGGCTGTACTTGGATGAAGCAGAGGAGATGCTGGAGCTCTTGTCCTTTGAATTGGGGCGCCCGATCAAGGTGAAGACCATCCGCAGCCGTGCTGCGCTGTTCGAGCATGAGCAGGCCCGTCAGCTGCTGGAAGAAGGGCGTTTCAATGAAGCCGTGGCCAAGCTGGAGAGCTTGGTGGACCGCTTCCCAGACTTCCTCGCAGCCTACAACAACCTCGCTCTGGCTTACTATTACAGAGGTCAGCTTGATCTTGCACTCGCGACGGTGGAGAAGGTGCTGGAGGAGGAAGCGGAGAACCTCCATGCCCTGTGCAACCTTGCGATCCTGAAACTGCAGCTGGGTCAGATCTTGGAAGTACAAGCTCTTCTGAACATGCTGCGCAAGCTGTATCCGCTGAATCCGGAACACAGCTTCAAGCTGGCGACCACGATGGGGATCTTAGGCGAGCATGAACATGCCTATCGGCTTTTTCGAATGCTGCTGAAGATGGTGCATACGGAATACGACCCGAGTCTCTATCACTACACAGCGGTAGCAGCTGTGCACACCAACAGACTGAGTGAAGCACGTTCCTTGTGGAAGCAAGTGAAGAAGCTGGATCCTGGAGAGCATGTGGCTGATTACTATCTGCAGCGGCTTGATGAGTATGAAGAAGGCGCTTGTGATCTCCAAACCTTCAGTTACAGCTACCACCTGCCCTTCGAAGAACAGTTCAAGTGGATCGAGACGGCGGACGAATCGCTTTCGGAGCAGTTGCGCCATGATCCGATCGTGCGCTCGTCTTTTTTCTGGGTACTGCGTTACGGCGATCATGATATGAAGCTGCAAGTCATTCAGGCCCTCGGTATGATCGGAGACCAAGAAGTGGAACCAGCGCTTCGCGAATTCATCCAACGTCCCGATGAGGCGGAAGATCTCAAACTAGCGGCGCTTCACGTGCTCCAGTCACTGAGATCCGAGGAGGTGCGCCAAGACGGAACAGCGGCGCATGAAGTTTTGAACTTGCACGGTACAACGCTGCCTGTATGGGAACAGTCTTGGCAGGATGTCCTTGAGATCGCGCTGCAGCAGATGGAGCATCGCTATGATCTCATCGAACGTTATGATATGCAGACGTTGTGGACGGATTTTCTCAGCCGGACGTATCCGGGAACCCCGCAGATTCGCCGTCCGGAAGGATGGTCAGCGGCGCTTGAATATTTGATCGCGAAGATGCACCGAAGACAAGTCACCTATATGGAAGTAGCCGCGAGATACGGCATCTCCGAGTCGACGGTGCGCAGGAATGCGGCGCGAATCGATGAGGCCTGCGGCCTGCGGGAGAAGATGGAAGGAATCTTTCCCCATTATGGCGGCAAATTATAG